One Tolypothrix bouteillei VB521301 DNA window includes the following coding sequences:
- a CDS encoding DNA-formamidopyrimidine glycosylase yields the protein MPELPEVETVRRGLNQLTLNQKITGGDVLLHKTIAYPFSAEEFLTAIQDSTIATWHRRGKYLLAELTCSRRDKEENSTTSSPGWLGVHLRMTGQLLWLHRDEPLHKHARVRLFFQGDRELRFVDQRTFGQMWWVPPGQAPESIITGLAKLAIDPFSPDFTVDYLAGKLKNRHRPIKTALLDQSVVAGLGNIYADEALFSSRILPDTLCTDLQREQIEQLRLCIIQVLETSIEAGGTTFSNFLNVKGINGNYGGVAWVYNRTGEPCRVCGTAILRTRLAGRSSHYCSYCQK from the coding sequence ATGCCCGAATTGCCTGAAGTTGAAACAGTCCGACGGGGCTTAAATCAATTGACTCTAAACCAAAAAATAACGGGTGGAGATGTGCTCCTTCATAAGACAATTGCTTACCCGTTCTCAGCAGAAGAATTTTTAACGGCAATTCAAGACAGTACGATCGCAACTTGGCATCGTCGCGGGAAATACTTACTAGCGGAACTCACCTGCTCCAGAAGGGACAAAGAAGAAAATTCTACTACCTCTTCTCCTGGCTGGCTGGGAGTCCATTTACGAATGACCGGTCAGCTATTGTGGCTGCATCGAGATGAACCATTGCACAAGCACGCAAGAGTCAGATTGTTTTTTCAGGGCGATCGCGAACTGCGTTTTGTAGACCAGCGTACCTTTGGTCAAATGTGGTGGGTACCTCCAGGTCAAGCACCAGAAAGCATCATCACTGGTTTAGCAAAACTAGCAATAGACCCCTTTTCTCCTGACTTTACTGTAGATTATCTAGCAGGCAAACTCAAAAATCGTCACCGCCCCATCAAAACAGCACTCCTCGATCAATCAGTCGTCGCAGGGCTAGGTAACATCTACGCAGATGAAGCTTTATTTTCCAGTCGAATACTTCCAGACACCTTATGTACGGATTTGCAGCGAGAGCAAATCGAACAGTTGCGCTTGTGCATCATTCAAGTCTTAGAAACCAGTATTGAAGCAGGTGGTACAACTTTTAGTAACTTCCTAAATGTCAAAGGCATTAACGGTAACTACGGTGGTGTTGCGTGGGTATACAACCGCACTGGAGAGCCTTGTCGGGTTTGCGGTACTGCAATTCTACGGACAAGATTAGCTGGTCGTTCAAGTCATTATTGTTCCTACTGTCAAAAATAA
- a CDS encoding ABC transporter permease subunit (The N-terminal region of this protein, as described by TIGR01726, is a three transmembrane segment that identifies a subfamily of ABC transporter permease subunits, which specificities that include histidine, arginine, glutamine, glutamate, L-cystine (sic), the opines (in Agrobacterium) octopine and nopaline, etc.): MKKRKIFLLTLLVAVAIAVTTTIGQSKFLHAAPSVGKETLTMITSPDYPPYEYYDTKGGERKIVGFDIDVANTIAKELGFKLRVMESDFNGLIPAVQAKRADFVMAGMTPTPERRKNVDFSIIYYEAKDTIVAPKGSNLTKPEDLSNKTVGVQLGTIQEQNAKKISQKVLNIKLKQLNKVPEAIQEIKSKRIDAAIVEDTVAKGFAQSNPDLEFHVIPSAAEETGSAIAFPKGSPLVEPFNKVLQKMKDSGELKKLATKWFSLNTTTEVASSSTPTTSQGLNLDFGRIAPDIPFILQGIPITLLFTVLSVFLGLIWGTVLSLFKISGIEPLGWFANAYTSIFRGTPLLLQLALVYYATPQLTGYDIPALQAGVLTFTLNSGAYMSETIRGGIQAVDKGQREAAMSMGVPYWLMMWDVILPQALKNILPALVNETIGLLKDSALVSTIGVVEILRSAQIIGANKYIYFEPLLFAGLIYYVLVMGLTFGASALERRLRRSE; encoded by the coding sequence ATGAAGAAACGTAAAATATTTCTATTGACGCTGTTAGTTGCAGTCGCGATCGCAGTTACCACCACAATCGGTCAAAGCAAGTTTCTGCATGCAGCCCCGTCAGTTGGCAAAGAAACATTAACAATGATTACTTCCCCTGACTACCCACCTTATGAGTATTACGATACCAAGGGTGGTGAAAGGAAAATTGTTGGCTTTGATATTGATGTTGCTAACACAATTGCCAAAGAACTTGGGTTTAAGCTGCGGGTAATGGAGTCGGACTTTAATGGTTTAATTCCCGCCGTTCAAGCAAAACGGGCTGACTTTGTTATGGCTGGAATGACACCTACCCCAGAACGCCGAAAAAATGTTGATTTTTCTATTATCTATTACGAAGCAAAAGATACCATTGTTGCTCCTAAAGGGAGCAATTTAACTAAACCAGAAGACTTATCTAATAAAACAGTAGGCGTTCAACTTGGAACCATCCAAGAGCAAAATGCTAAGAAAATTTCTCAAAAAGTTCTCAATATAAAATTAAAGCAACTCAACAAAGTTCCTGAAGCCATTCAAGAAATTAAATCAAAACGAATTGATGCAGCAATTGTTGAAGATACTGTTGCCAAAGGATTTGCTCAATCTAATCCAGATTTAGAGTTTCATGTCATTCCTTCAGCCGCCGAGGAAACAGGTTCTGCTATTGCCTTCCCAAAAGGTTCTCCCCTCGTAGAACCTTTTAACAAAGTTCTTCAAAAAATGAAGGACAGTGGTGAATTGAAAAAATTGGCAACAAAGTGGTTTTCCTTAAATACAACTACAGAAGTTGCTTCCTCATCAACACCCACAACTTCACAGGGTTTAAATCTAGACTTTGGTAGAATCGCTCCAGATATTCCCTTTATTTTACAAGGGATACCCATTACTTTATTGTTTACTGTATTATCTGTATTCTTGGGTTTGATTTGGGGAACAGTACTCTCTTTGTTTAAGATTTCTGGGATAGAACCACTAGGCTGGTTTGCTAACGCTTATACCTCTATATTTAGAGGCACTCCACTGCTGTTACAGTTAGCATTGGTTTATTATGCAACACCCCAGCTGACTGGTTATGATATACCGGCATTGCAAGCAGGAGTGCTAACTTTTACCCTCAACTCTGGGGCTTATATGTCAGAAACTATTCGCGGTGGAATTCAAGCGGTTGATAAGGGACAGCGTGAAGCAGCAATGTCTATGGGTGTTCCTTATTGGCTGATGATGTGGGATGTTATTTTGCCTCAGGCTTTAAAAAACATTCTCCCTGCGTTGGTGAACGAAACAATAGGATTGTTGAAAGATTCTGCTTTGGTGTCAACTATTGGTGTGGTGGAAATCTTACGCAGTGCTCAAATTATCGGGGCTAATAAGTATATCTATTTTGAACCCCTGCTTTTTGCTGGCTTAATTTACTATGTTTTGGTTATGGGTTTAACTTTTGGCGCATCGGCACTTGAAAGGAGGTTAAGACGAAGTGAGTAA
- a CDS encoding NAD(P)H-quinone oxidoreductase subunit O codes for MAVKKGDMVRAVREKLENSLEAQASDTRFPSYLFETKGEVVDLKGDYALVKFGKVPTPNIWLRLDQLEDFK; via the coding sequence ATGGCTGTCAAAAAAGGAGACATGGTTCGTGCTGTCCGCGAAAAATTGGAAAACAGTTTAGAAGCACAAGCCAGTGACACGCGCTTTCCTTCCTACTTATTTGAAACCAAGGGAGAAGTCGTCGATCTCAAAGGTGACTATGCCTTGGTGAAATTTGGGAAAGTGCCAACACCCAACATTTGGTTGCGTCTGGATCAACTTGAGGACTTTAAGTAA
- the mdh gene encoding malate dehydrogenase — MSNSPSFSKICCSPRVTVIGAGKVGSTLAQRIAEKNLADVVLLDIVSGMPQGLALDLMEARGIELHNRQIIGTNDYADTAESDVVVITAGFPRKPGMTRDDLLLTNAKIVVEAAQKALVYSPHAIYIVVTNPLDVMAYLAWQATGLPRDRILGMAGILDSSRFQAFIAMELGVCQQDVKAMVLGSHGDLMVPFPRYSTVNGIPITELLDTDTIRRLVERTRNGGAEIVQLMQTGGAFFAPASSTSIMIESILLNQSRLLPAAAYLEGEYSLKDIFIGVPCRLGRNGLESIVELHLTDEEISALHASAQAVRKQIDRAQEIFAGVRR; from the coding sequence ATGAGCAATTCCCCTTCCTTCTCAAAGATATGTTGTTCGCCTCGCGTCACCGTTATCGGTGCAGGTAAAGTTGGGAGTACCCTAGCCCAACGTATTGCAGAAAAAAATCTGGCAGATGTTGTCTTGCTAGATATCGTCTCAGGAATGCCTCAAGGATTAGCACTAGATTTGATGGAGGCAAGGGGAATTGAACTCCACAACCGACAGATTATTGGCACAAATGACTATGCCGATACTGCTGAGTCTGATGTTGTTGTTATCACGGCAGGTTTTCCCCGCAAACCGGGTATGACTCGAGATGACTTGTTGCTAACAAATGCGAAGATTGTCGTGGAAGCAGCTCAAAAAGCACTTGTGTACTCTCCCCACGCAATATACATAGTTGTGACAAATCCCTTAGATGTGATGGCTTATTTGGCATGGCAAGCAACTGGATTGCCCCGCGATCGCATTTTGGGTATGGCTGGTATCTTAGATTCATCTCGCTTTCAAGCCTTCATTGCTATGGAGTTAGGTGTTTGTCAGCAAGATGTCAAAGCAATGGTTTTGGGGAGTCATGGGGACTTGATGGTTCCTTTTCCCCGTTACTCTACCGTCAACGGCATTCCTATTACAGAATTGTTAGATACAGATACAATTAGACGGTTGGTAGAACGAACCCGTAACGGTGGTGCGGAAATTGTCCAACTCATGCAAACAGGTGGAGCTTTTTTTGCGCCAGCTTCTTCTACCAGCATCATGATCGAATCAATACTGCTCAATCAATCGCGCTTGTTACCAGCTGCGGCATATCTTGAGGGCGAATATAGTTTAAAAGATATTTTTATTGGCGTTCCCTGTCGCTTGGGGCGTAATGGGCTTGAAAGCATCGTAGAGCTGCACTTGACTGATGAAGAAATCAGCGCTTTACACGCTTCCGCACAAGCTGTACGCAAACAAATTGATAGAGCACAAGAGATCTTTGCTGGCGTGAGGAGATAA
- a CDS encoding cyclic peptide export ABC transporter, protein MNLIRLLLKTSWQNIVFSVFAGLLSGLSTTGLIALINLTLQGTNLSKIALAISFLGLCGLLLIATTVSQIFISQLVEQVIYELRLLLTRRILACSLRQVEEIGIPRLLAALTQDLQAIAEASVPISLLCVQSALLLGCFAYLSWLSLPLFCLTLILMPIGIISNQYLIYQGRHFLKYARKEQDNLFQHFRTVTEGIKELKLHQQRRQAFLNEDLQTTAEQFRRYRIRAMNLFAIGGTWGLVALFILIGLLLFIVPLVFAIPTSVRSGYALTIVFMLTPVRALLNILPDLLRANIALENINSLGLSLVAQTTESEIAISSVHEPKWNSLQLIGVSHGYRGEREDSHFTLGPIDLTLHPGELVFVVGGNGSGKSTLVKLLTGLYAPETGSIDFDGKPITDANRDWYRQQFSVIFSDFYLFDRLLGLDNGSRDRQTQEYLEKLQLDHKVKVNNGAFSTTALSQGQRKRLALLTAYLENRAIYVFDEWASDQDPLFKKIFYTQLLPELKNQGKAVVVITHDDRYFNLADRIVKLDYGKVEYDRKLRNNN, encoded by the coding sequence ATGAACCTAATTCGTCTTTTACTAAAGACCTCGTGGCAAAATATTGTTTTTTCAGTGTTTGCCGGGTTACTCAGTGGTTTGAGTACTACAGGGTTGATTGCACTCATCAACTTGACTCTTCAAGGAACAAATCTCTCAAAGATTGCTCTTGCTATTAGCTTCCTAGGGCTTTGCGGCTTGCTTCTGATTGCAACAACAGTGTCTCAAATTTTTATCAGTCAATTAGTAGAACAGGTTATCTACGAGCTGCGATTACTTTTGACTCGTCGTATTTTGGCTTGTTCATTGCGTCAAGTAGAGGAGATTGGTATACCTCGGTTACTAGCAGCACTAACGCAGGATCTTCAGGCGATCGCAGAGGCTTCTGTTCCTATCTCTCTACTCTGCGTTCAATCCGCTTTGCTACTAGGTTGTTTTGCTTACTTGAGTTGGTTGTCATTACCATTGTTTTGCCTGACTCTGATTCTTATGCCAATAGGCATTATTTCCAATCAGTATCTCATTTATCAAGGCAGGCATTTCCTCAAATACGCTCGCAAAGAGCAGGATAATCTCTTTCAGCATTTCCGAACTGTAACGGAGGGAATCAAAGAACTCAAGTTGCACCAGCAAAGACGACAGGCGTTTCTGAATGAGGATTTACAAACAACAGCAGAACAGTTTCGGCGCTATAGAATCAGAGCGATGAATTTATTTGCTATTGGAGGAACTTGGGGGTTGGTAGCTCTCTTCATTTTGATTGGGTTGCTTCTCTTTATTGTGCCTCTTGTGTTTGCGATTCCAACTTCTGTTCGTTCGGGTTATGCTCTGACAATTGTTTTCATGCTGACACCAGTACGCGCCTTACTCAATATTTTGCCCGATTTACTCCGAGCTAATATTGCTCTGGAAAATATTAATTCTTTGGGGCTGTCGTTGGTTGCTCAAACAACAGAATCTGAAATAGCAATTTCATCAGTTCACGAACCTAAATGGAATTCGCTACAACTCATTGGCGTCTCCCATGGCTATCGAGGAGAACGAGAAGACAGTCACTTTACCCTAGGACCTATTGACTTGACTTTACACCCAGGAGAACTAGTGTTTGTTGTGGGAGGCAATGGGAGTGGTAAATCTACGTTAGTAAAATTACTGACAGGATTATACGCACCTGAAACAGGTAGCATTGATTTTGATGGTAAACCCATCACTGATGCTAACCGAGATTGGTATCGCCAGCAATTTTCAGTAATTTTCTCTGATTTTTACTTATTCGATCGCCTTTTAGGTCTAGATAATGGCAGTCGCGATCGGCAAACCCAAGAATATTTGGAAAAACTTCAACTTGACCATAAAGTGAAAGTCAACAATGGTGCCTTTTCGACGACTGCACTATCTCAAGGACAGCGGAAACGTCTTGCTCTGTTGACAGCTTATCTTGAAAATCGGGCAATTTACGTTTTTGATGAATGGGCTTCCGATCAAGACCCCTTGTTCAAAAAGATTTTTTACACCCAACTTTTGCCAGAATTAAAAAACCAAGGAAAAGCTGTAGTAGTTATCACTCATGACGACCGCTATTTTAACCTAGCCGATCGGATTGTTAAATTAGATTACGGTAAAGTTGAGTACGATCGGAAACTCCGTAACAATAATTAG
- a CDS encoding amino acid ABC transporter ATP-binding protein produces the protein MSNAVIRTEFLCKSFGKLDVLKDISTEIYQGEVVAILGPSGSGKSTFLRCLNLLERPTRGRVYFNEYDITMPKANISKIRQRLVMVFQHFNLFPHMTVLQNVTYAPIKVKGIDKQEAKTKGLELLTKVGLAEKADVYPAKLSGGQKQRVAIARALAMEPEMILFDEPTSALDPEMVKDVLDVMKGLAQTGITMAIVTHEMGFAREVANRILFLDRGYLAEDATPSEFFQNPHCDRAKQFLEKML, from the coding sequence GTGAGTAACGCTGTTATTCGTACTGAATTTTTGTGTAAATCCTTTGGTAAACTCGACGTACTCAAAGATATTTCCACAGAAATTTATCAAGGTGAAGTAGTTGCTATCTTAGGTCCTTCTGGCTCGGGTAAGTCAACTTTTTTACGCTGCTTGAATTTGCTAGAACGCCCTACTAGAGGCAGAGTTTACTTCAATGAGTATGACATTACCATGCCAAAGGCAAATATCTCTAAAATTCGCCAACGCTTGGTGATGGTGTTTCAACACTTTAATCTTTTTCCTCACATGACAGTCCTGCAAAATGTTACCTACGCCCCAATTAAGGTTAAGGGGATTGACAAACAGGAGGCAAAAACTAAGGGGTTAGAATTACTGACTAAAGTAGGTTTGGCTGAAAAGGCAGATGTTTACCCTGCAAAACTTTCAGGGGGACAGAAACAACGCGTTGCGATCGCCCGCGCCCTAGCGATGGAACCGGAGATGATTCTGTTTGACGAACCCACTTCTGCTTTAGACCCGGAAATGGTGAAAGACGTACTCGACGTGATGAAAGGTTTGGCACAAACGGGTATAACTATGGCAATTGTGACTCATGAAATGGGTTTTGCTAGAGAAGTTGCTAACCGAATTTTGTTCCTTGACCGGGGATACTTGGCTGAAGATGCGACTCCTAGTGAATTTTTCCAGAATCCTCACTGCGATCGGGCTAAGCAATTTTTGGAAAAGATGCTTTAA